From the genome of Sphingomonas sp. HMP6, one region includes:
- the sufB gene encoding Fe-S cluster assembly protein SufB: protein MATKNAEAYEAANKSYEWGFHSNIEQEFAPKGLSEDTVRFISAKKGEPEWMLDWRLKAYRLWLTMETPDWAKLQMDPIDYQDAYYYAEPKAKPKLGSLDEVDPEILRVYEKLGIPIAEQKMLAGVEELNEDGTPKRRVAVDAVFDSVSVATTFRAELERAGVIFRSISEAIKEYPDLVRKWLGKVVPQHDNYFAALNCAVFSDGTFVYIPEGVRCPMDLSTYFRINAENTGQFERTLIVADKGSYVSYLEGCTAPMRDENQLHAAVVELVALDDAEIKYSTVQNWYPGDENGKGGIYNFVTKRALCQGKNSKVSWTQVETGSAITWKYPSCILNGENSVGEFYSVAVTNNRQQADTGTKMIHNGKGSRSTIVSKGISAGRSDNTYRGLVRVAPGAEGVRNFTQCDSLLLGDQCGAHTVPYIEVRNPSAQIEHEATTSKISDDQMFYAMQRGLDSESAVALIVNGFAKEVLQQLPMEFAVEAQKLLGISLEGSVG, encoded by the coding sequence ATGGCCACCAAGAACGCCGAAGCCTATGAGGCCGCGAACAAGTCGTATGAATGGGGCTTCCATTCGAACATCGAACAGGAGTTTGCTCCAAAAGGGCTGAGCGAAGACACCGTCCGCTTCATCTCCGCCAAAAAGGGCGAGCCGGAATGGATGCTCGACTGGCGGCTGAAGGCGTATCGGCTGTGGCTGACGATGGAGACGCCCGATTGGGCCAAGCTCCAGATGGACCCGATCGATTATCAGGACGCCTATTATTACGCCGAGCCCAAGGCCAAGCCGAAGCTTGGTTCGCTCGACGAGGTCGATCCCGAAATCCTGCGTGTGTACGAAAAGCTCGGCATCCCGATCGCCGAGCAGAAGATGCTGGCGGGCGTCGAAGAGCTGAACGAAGACGGCACCCCCAAGCGCCGCGTCGCGGTGGATGCGGTGTTTGACAGCGTCTCGGTCGCCACCACCTTTCGCGCCGAACTCGAACGCGCGGGCGTCATTTTCCGCAGCATCAGCGAGGCGATCAAGGAATATCCCGATCTCGTCCGCAAATGGCTCGGCAAGGTCGTGCCGCAGCATGACAATTACTTCGCAGCACTCAATTGCGCGGTCTTCAGCGACGGGACCTTCGTCTACATTCCGGAGGGCGTGCGCTGCCCGATGGATTTGAGCACCTATTTCCGCATCAACGCCGAGAATACCGGACAGTTCGAACGCACGCTGATCGTCGCCGACAAGGGGTCGTACGTGTCGTACCTCGAAGGCTGCACCGCGCCGATGCGCGACGAGAACCAGCTCCACGCCGCCGTGGTCGAACTGGTCGCTTTGGACGATGCCGAGATCAAATATTCGACCGTGCAGAATTGGTATCCGGGCGACGAGAACGGCAAGGGCGGGATCTACAATTTCGTTACCAAGCGCGCGCTCTGCCAGGGCAAGAACTCCAAGGTTTCCTGGACGCAAGTCGAAACCGGCAGCGCGATCACCTGGAAATATCCGTCCTGCATCCTCAACGGCGAGAACAGCGTCGGCGAATTCTATTCGGTCGCGGTCACCAACAACCGCCAGCAAGCCGACACCGGCACCAAGATGATCCACAACGGCAAGGGGTCCCGGTCGACGATCGTGTCGAAGGGGATTTCGGCCGGGCGCAGCGACAACACCTATCGCGGCCTCGTGCGCGTCGCGCCGGGTGCGGAGGGCGTGCGCAACTTCACGCAGTGCGATTCGCTGCTGCTCGGCGACCAGTGCGGCGCGCATACCGTGCCCTATATCGAGGTGCGCAACCCGTCGGCGCAGATCGAGCATGAGGCGACCACCTCTAAGATTAGCGACGATCAGATGTTCTACGCCATGCAGCGCGGGCTCGATTCGGAGAGCGCGGTGGCGCTGATCGTCAACGGTTTTGCCAAGGAAGTGCTGCAGCAACTCCCGATGGAATTCGCGGTCGAGGCGCAGAAGTTGCTGGGGATCAGCCTCGAGGGGTCGGTCGGTTGA
- the sufC gene encoding Fe-S cluster assembly ATPase SufC: MLKIENLHAEIDGKEILKGLSLTVNAGEVHAIMGPNGAGKSTLGYVLGGRPGYEVTAGSVTFGTLDLLEMAPHERAAAGLFLGFQYPVEIPGVSNVQFLRESLNAQRRHRDEKPLSGAEFLKLARAQADALSMDQEMLKRPVNVGFSGGEKKRNEMVQMGIIDPSLAILDETDSGLDIDALRVVGDGINRIMRKPDKAVILITHYQRLLDYVAPDFVHVLAGGRIVRSGGPELALELEREGYAGVAA, encoded by the coding sequence ATGCTGAAGATTGAAAACCTCCACGCCGAAATCGACGGCAAGGAAATCCTCAAGGGCCTTTCGCTCACCGTCAACGCGGGCGAGGTGCATGCGATCATGGGGCCGAACGGCGCTGGCAAGTCGACGCTGGGCTATGTGCTTGGCGGGCGCCCCGGGTATGAGGTTACCGCCGGTAGCGTAACTTTTGGGACTTTAGACCTGCTCGAAATGGCCCCGCACGAACGTGCCGCCGCTGGCCTGTTCCTCGGCTTCCAATACCCGGTCGAAATCCCCGGCGTCTCCAACGTGCAGTTTCTGCGCGAATCGCTCAACGCACAGCGCCGCCACCGCGACGAGAAGCCGCTGTCGGGCGCGGAGTTCCTCAAACTCGCGCGCGCGCAGGCCGATGCGTTGAGCATGGACCAGGAAATGCTCAAGCGTCCGGTAAACGTCGGCTTTTCGGGCGGCGAGAAGAAGCGCAACGAGATGGTGCAGATGGGCATCATCGACCCGAGCCTGGCGATCCTTGATGAAACCGATTCCGGTCTCGACATCGATGCGCTCCGCGTCGTCGGCGACGGCATCAACCGCATCATGCGCAAGCCCGACAAGGCGGTGATCCTGATCACCCACTATCAGCGGCTGCTCGATTACGTCGCGCCCGATTTCGTGCATGTGCTGGCCGGCGGCCGGATCGTCCGCTCGGGCGGGCCGGAGCTTGCGCTGGAGCTTGAGCGCGAAGGCTATGCCGGGGTGGCGGCGTGA
- a CDS encoding SufD family Fe-S cluster assembly protein, whose amino-acid sequence MSFAVPTRRDEAWRYSDLEAVASVWPVPAAEVIEVAAGESVARVIVQDAATDAVAIRDYRVILREGASATFHVLNTGGELGRVTIDVTCHAGSHFELGAAMLGGGEQTLEIVTTLNHIEPNSTSNQVVRSVLGGRATGSYLGKVAVARHAQKTDASQSVKAMLLSRTATANAKPELEIFADDVKCAHGATVGELDANALFYLASRGIAPAEAKAMLLRAFIGSVFEGIADEAERARVEAAAQAALERML is encoded by the coding sequence GTGAGTTTTGCCGTCCCGACGCGGCGCGATGAAGCGTGGCGCTACTCCGATCTGGAGGCGGTCGCCTCGGTCTGGCCGGTGCCGGCGGCCGAAGTGATCGAGGTCGCTGCCGGTGAATCCGTTGCGCGCGTCATAGTGCAGGATGCCGCCACCGACGCCGTGGCGATCCGCGATTACCGCGTGATCCTGCGCGAGGGTGCGTCCGCGACCTTCCACGTGCTCAACACCGGCGGGGAGCTCGGCCGCGTGACGATCGACGTGACGTGCCATGCGGGTTCGCATTTCGAGCTTGGCGCGGCGATGCTGGGCGGCGGTGAGCAGACGCTCGAGATCGTCACGACGCTCAACCATATCGAGCCGAACTCGACCTCCAATCAGGTCGTGCGCTCGGTGCTCGGCGGGCGCGCGACGGGGTCGTATCTCGGCAAGGTCGCGGTCGCGCGGCATGCGCAGAAGACTGATGCGTCGCAATCGGTGAAAGCGATGCTGCTCAGCCGCACCGCCACCGCCAATGCCAAGCCGGAGCTCGAAATCTTCGCCGATGACGTGAAGTGCGCGCACGGCGCGACGGTCGGCGAGCTGGATGCCAACGCCCTGTTCTACCTCGCCTCGCGCGGCATCGCGCCGGCCGAGGCCAAGGCGATGCTGCTGCGCGCGTTCATCGGATCGGTGTTCGAAGGGATTGCCGACGAAGCCGAGCGCGCGCGCGTCGAGGCGGCGGCGCAAGCGGCTTTGGAGCGGATGTTGTGA
- a CDS encoding aminotransferase class V-fold PLP-dependent enzyme, which produces MTQTRALDHLADFPAIPAGWAYLDTAATAQKPQVVIDAITRAYDTSYATVHRGVYQRSADMTLAYEAARRTVAGFIGADTDEIVFVRGATEGINLVAQCWAGEQLKPGDRILLSQLEHHSNIVPWQMVAERVGAQIDVIPLTPDHRIDLDAMAAMITPAHKLVALAHVSNVLGSVLDARRAADIAHSVGAKILLDGCQAAPRMALDMAALDCDFYVLSGHKLYGPTGIGVLWARAELLDAMPPWQGGGAMIDKVSFAGTTYAPPPGRFEAGTPHIVGALGLAAGIDYVERIGLDRIHAHETALVEMTRAALSRINSVTLYGPEDSAGIVSFSIAGVHPHDIGTILDEAQVAVRAGHHCAQPLMEYLGVDATARASFGVYNSAADVDALVRGIERVTRIFG; this is translated from the coding sequence ATGACGCAAACCCGTGCGCTCGACCACCTCGCCGATTTTCCGGCGATCCCGGCAGGCTGGGCGTATCTCGACACCGCGGCCACGGCGCAGAAGCCGCAAGTCGTGATCGACGCGATCACCCGCGCCTATGACACCAGCTACGCGACGGTGCACCGCGGCGTGTACCAACGCTCCGCCGACATGACGCTCGCTTATGAGGCAGCGCGGCGGACGGTTGCGGGCTTTATCGGCGCAGACACCGACGAGATCGTCTTCGTGCGCGGTGCGACCGAGGGGATCAATCTCGTCGCGCAATGCTGGGCGGGTGAGCAGCTCAAGCCGGGCGACCGCATTCTGTTGAGCCAGCTCGAGCATCACAGCAACATCGTGCCGTGGCAGATGGTGGCCGAGCGCGTTGGCGCGCAGATCGACGTCATCCCGCTGACGCCCGATCACCGGATCGATCTCGACGCGATGGCGGCGATGATCACGCCCGCTCACAAGCTCGTCGCGCTGGCGCATGTCTCGAATGTGCTTGGTTCGGTGCTCGATGCGCGCCGCGCCGCCGACATTGCGCATTCGGTCGGTGCCAAGATCCTGCTCGACGGCTGCCAGGCGGCGCCGCGCATGGCACTCGACATGGCGGCGCTTGATTGCGATTTCTACGTGCTATCGGGGCATAAACTCTACGGCCCGACTGGAATCGGCGTGCTGTGGGCGCGCGCCGAATTGCTCGACGCGATGCCGCCGTGGCAGGGCGGCGGCGCGATGATCGACAAGGTCAGCTTTGCGGGGACGACCTACGCTCCGCCGCCGGGCCGGTTCGAGGCTGGCACGCCGCATATCGTCGGCGCGCTCGGGCTCGCCGCCGGGATCGACTATGTCGAGCGCATCGGGCTGGATCGCATCCATGCGCATGAGACCGCGCTGGTTGAAATGACCCGCGCGGCGCTTTCGCGGATCAACTCCGTGACGCTCTATGGCCCTGAAGATTCTGCCGGAATCGTCAGTTTCAGCATCGCAGGGGTGCATCCGCACGACATCGGCACCATCTTGGATGAGGCACAGGTCGCGGTGCGCGCAGGGCATCACTGCGCGCAGCCCTTGATGGAATATCTCGGCGTCGATGCGACCGCGCGGGCGAGCTTCGGGGTCTATAACAGCGCCGCCGATGTGGATGCGCTGGTACGCGGCATTGAAAGAGTAACGAGGATTTTCGGATGA
- a CDS encoding SUF system Fe-S cluster assembly protein: MSDRIEIEEVSAVEQPPRARVEDLAEAPERKRDYLEGFLTQKPAAAPAGEPGGELYEAVVAALKEIYDPEIPVNIYDLGLIYGVDVTTDGHAVVTMTLTTPNCPVAETMPTEVELRVGAVPGIGSSEVNLVWEPAWDPAKMTDDAKLELGML; the protein is encoded by the coding sequence ATGAGCGACCGGATCGAAATCGAGGAAGTGAGCGCGGTCGAGCAGCCGCCGCGCGCGCGCGTCGAGGATTTGGCGGAGGCGCCCGAGCGCAAGCGCGACTATCTGGAAGGGTTCCTGACGCAAAAGCCCGCCGCTGCCCCTGCGGGCGAGCCGGGTGGCGAGCTTTACGAAGCTGTCGTCGCGGCGCTGAAGGAGATTTACGATCCCGAAATCCCGGTGAATATCTACGATCTCGGTCTCATCTACGGCGTCGATGTGACGACGGACGGCCATGCCGTCGTCACGATGACGTTGACCACACCGAATTGCCCGGTTGCAGAAACGATGCCGACCGAAGTCGAACTGCGCGTCGGCGCGGTGCCGGGGATTGGATCGTCCGAGGTCAATCTGGTGTGGGAACCCGCGTGGGACCCGGCCAAGATGACCGACGACGCCAAATTGGAGCTGGGAATGCTATGA
- a CDS encoding HesB/IscA family protein produces MSDLKTRTRPAALLLTSSAEARIADLMAKAPADAIGVKLSTPRRGCSGLAYSVDYVSEAKPFDERIDTPGGTLFVDGGSILYLIGSTMNWVEDDFAAGFVFVNPNAKGECGCGESFTV; encoded by the coding sequence ATGAGCGACCTGAAAACCCGCACCCGCCCGGCCGCGCTCCTCCTCACGTCCTCGGCGGAGGCGCGGATTGCCGATCTGATGGCGAAGGCCCCCGCCGACGCGATCGGCGTCAAGCTCTCGACGCCGCGGCGCGGCTGCTCGGGCCTGGCTTACTCGGTCGATTATGTGAGCGAAGCCAAACCCTTCGACGAACGCATCGATACCCCCGGCGGCACGCTGTTCGTCGATGGCGGATCCATCCTCTATCTCATCGGCAGCACGATGAACTGGGTCGAGGATGATTTCGCGGCGGGCTTTGTTTTCGTCAACCCTAATGCCAAGGGGGAATGCGGGTGCGGCGAGAGCTTCACGGTCTGA
- a CDS encoding MaoC family dehydratase — MAGLWFDELTVGQTFDHAIRRTVTETDNLLFSTLTHNPAALHLDADAMKDSDYGRIIVNSTFTLGLMVGVSVGDTTLGTAIANLGWDEVRFPAPVFIGDTLHIQTEVADLRESKSRPNAGIVTFVHRAYNQRGELVATCKRSGLQRKKPA, encoded by the coding sequence ATGGCGGGACTTTGGTTCGACGAATTGACGGTCGGACAGACCTTCGACCATGCGATCCGCCGGACGGTGACCGAGACCGACAATCTGCTCTTCTCGACGCTGACGCATAATCCGGCGGCGCTGCACCTCGATGCCGACGCGATGAAGGACAGCGATTATGGCCGGATCATCGTCAATTCAACTTTCACTCTGGGTTTGATGGTCGGCGTGTCTGTCGGTGACACGACGCTGGGCACCGCGATCGCCAATCTGGGCTGGGACGAGGTGCGCTTTCCCGCGCCCGTGTTTATCGGTGATACGCTGCACATCCAGACCGAAGTCGCCGATCTGCGCGAGTCCAAATCGCGGCCCAATGCTGGAATCGTCACGTTCGTCCACCGCGCCTATAATCAGCGCGGCGAACTGGTCGCCACGTGCAAGCGCAGCGGGCTGCAGCGGAAGAAGCCGGCCTGA
- a CDS encoding putative inorganic carbon transporter subunit DabA: MPFNLLPFAAPLALLLSAGVAFVAPPRSAGSVARLAEAAALLTLLVAGILAVVLVWHGPVDSRVIGLAGAGFATRIDAVSVTLALLVSFVGWIVVRYSATYLDGEPRQAAFTGWLCMTLAAVLLLVLSGDLIELVVAWIATSMGLHRLLIFYPDRVAAQRAARKKFVTARAADVALVGAAVLLAIAYHTTGIAAILSAARAGEGGTQAVAAAGLLAIAALLKSAQFPLHGWLTEVMEAPTPVSALLHAGVINAGGFILIRFADVMLLAPGVLAVLVMIGGFTALFGGLVMLTQPAVKTSLAWSTVAQMGFMIMQCGLALFPLALLHIVAHSLYKAHSFLASGGAVERIALARRPGPVAIPDARAVGRAFLVALGIYGAIGAGFGFHQQSPEGIALGAILIFGIAYLFAQGFADAAPRALTRRVAVYAVAASVGYFALHGLAQWLTADTLPATPMPGPLEWALIVLAVLSFAIVAVAQAMFPLWAYHPAAAGLRVHLSNGLYANALFDRLLGGWALRPRRATRKEMIPMPSQFGPQPADPVALSTAAEAAACAIPPVWPLASSVAVNPYFGQTEQTLAQTAALLARVAGAPVTMPRGWYSARIADGTVSDDDLVAALSGATGSHRPGSVAALKAAANQPSAPIKAVPTIADLAAEASGIDWPGIIAERFGAWAAAYFDEGQALWAAPKGRSAYAAWQAVATHDLTPEIAGLSDFASFVAEAPETASDAMTRTAAQLGLPQAAAQTYFHSLLITLGGWAQYARYKRWQAQLAGADDATITDFLSIRLLWEEALFDHYAPRIGAQWDAVVAAHAQPVAPTADEIVDAILQEACERAAQRDLGRTLAAAHPVADPTPVILQAAFCIDVRSEVYRRALETVHPGVQTLGFAGFFGLTASHRRFASDVAEHRLPVLLNPGLTSRSGDAADVGADTIARYKARATRAWGRFKLAAVSSFAFVEAAGPVYIAKLLRDAFALHANAVPNDPAPQAEPPLDLETRVGMAASILRAMSLTRDFAPLVLLVGHGANVVNNPHASGLHCGACGGYSGEVNARLLAGLLNDPAIRDGLRALDIVIPAGTLFLAALHDTTTDTVFIYAGDHPSPEHRAAVVRARGFLADAGALTRGERALRLPRALAESSIARRSRDWAETRPEWALAGCKAFIAAPRTRTVGKSLQGRAFLHDYNWRDDAGFGVLELIMTAPVVVASWISLQYYGSSVAPDLFGGGNKLLHNVVGGIGVVEGNGGTLRAGLPWQSVHDGVGLAHEPLRLSVCIEAPREAMSVILERHPGVRALFDNRWLHLFALDAAGQMAWRYCGGLAWEPVAAEEPVAAPTRHPAVQA, translated from the coding sequence ATGCCGTTCAATCTTCTGCCCTTTGCCGCGCCGCTCGCGTTGCTGCTGAGCGCCGGCGTCGCGTTCGTCGCGCCGCCCCGCAGCGCGGGCAGTGTCGCGCGGCTGGCGGAGGCGGCGGCGCTGCTGACGCTTTTGGTCGCCGGAATCTTGGCGGTAGTCCTGGTCTGGCACGGCCCGGTCGACAGTCGCGTGATCGGGCTGGCGGGTGCCGGATTCGCCACGCGCATCGATGCGGTAAGCGTGACGCTCGCCTTGCTGGTGTCGTTCGTCGGGTGGATCGTGGTGCGCTATTCGGCCACCTATCTCGACGGCGAACCGCGCCAAGCGGCCTTCACCGGCTGGCTGTGCATGACGCTGGCGGCGGTGCTGCTGCTGGTGCTGTCGGGCGATTTGATCGAACTGGTCGTGGCCTGGATCGCGACGAGCATGGGGCTGCACCGGCTGCTTATATTCTATCCCGATCGCGTGGCGGCACAGCGCGCGGCGCGCAAGAAGTTCGTGACCGCGCGGGCGGCGGATGTTGCGCTGGTCGGTGCGGCGGTGCTGCTCGCGATTGCGTATCACACCACCGGCATCGCCGCGATCCTGAGCGCAGCGCGCGCCGGTGAAGGCGGCACCCAGGCGGTCGCCGCGGCCGGGCTGCTGGCGATCGCGGCGCTGCTGAAATCGGCGCAATTTCCGCTGCACGGCTGGCTGACCGAAGTGATGGAAGCGCCGACCCCGGTTTCGGCGCTGCTGCACGCGGGCGTCATCAATGCCGGGGGGTTCATTCTGATCCGCTTCGCCGACGTGATGCTGCTGGCCCCCGGCGTGCTGGCGGTGCTGGTGATGATCGGCGGGTTCACGGCTTTGTTCGGCGGGTTGGTGATGCTGACGCAACCGGCAGTGAAGACCTCGCTGGCCTGGTCGACGGTCGCGCAAATGGGCTTCATGATCATGCAGTGTGGGCTGGCGCTGTTCCCGCTCGCGCTGCTGCATATCGTCGCGCACTCGCTCTATAAGGCGCACTCGTTCCTTGCCTCGGGCGGCGCGGTCGAGCGGATCGCGCTGGCGCGGCGACCGGGGCCGGTGGCGATCCCCGATGCGAGAGCGGTCGGCCGGGCTTTTCTCGTCGCGCTCGGCATCTATGGCGCGATCGGCGCTGGGTTCGGGTTTCACCAGCAATCGCCGGAAGGCATCGCGCTCGGCGCGATCCTGATCTTCGGGATCGCCTATCTCTTCGCGCAAGGGTTTGCCGATGCCGCCCCACGCGCGCTGACGCGCCGCGTGGCGGTCTACGCCGTGGCGGCGTCGGTCGGCTATTTCGCGCTGCACGGCCTTGCGCAATGGCTCACCGCCGACACGCTGCCCGCGACCCCGATGCCGGGGCCGCTCGAATGGGCGCTGATCGTGCTCGCGGTGCTGAGTTTCGCTATAGTGGCCGTCGCGCAGGCGATGTTCCCGCTCTGGGCGTATCACCCTGCAGCTGCCGGCCTGCGGGTCCATTTGTCCAACGGTCTTTACGCCAACGCCCTGTTCGACCGCTTGCTCGGCGGCTGGGCGCTGCGTCCACGGCGCGCGACGCGCAAGGAGATGATTCCGATGCCGAGCCAGTTCGGGCCGCAGCCCGCCGACCCCGTTGCGCTGTCAACGGCCGCCGAAGCCGCCGCATGTGCCATCCCCCCCGTCTGGCCGCTAGCGTCGAGCGTCGCCGTAAACCCCTATTTCGGGCAGACCGAACAGACGCTTGCGCAGACCGCCGCGCTCTTGGCGCGTGTGGCGGGCGCCCCCGTCACGATGCCGCGCGGTTGGTACAGCGCCCGCATCGCAGACGGCACGGTGAGCGATGACGATCTGGTGGCCGCGCTGTCGGGCGCAACTGGCTCGCACCGGCCCGGCTCCGTCGCCGCGCTCAAGGCCGCGGCCAATCAGCCGTCCGCGCCGATCAAGGCAGTGCCGACGATTGCCGACCTGGCGGCAGAGGCATCGGGAATCGACTGGCCCGGCATCATCGCCGAGCGCTTCGGCGCTTGGGCGGCGGCCTATTTCGACGAGGGTCAGGCGCTGTGGGCGGCACCCAAGGGACGCAGCGCCTATGCCGCTTGGCAGGCGGTCGCGACGCATGATCTGACCCCGGAAATTGCCGGTCTGTCCGACTTTGCAAGCTTCGTCGCCGAAGCGCCCGAAACCGCGAGCGATGCGATGACGCGGACCGCGGCGCAGTTGGGTTTGCCGCAAGCGGCGGCGCAAACCTATTTCCACAGCCTGCTGATCACGCTCGGCGGGTGGGCGCAATATGCCCGCTACAAACGCTGGCAGGCGCAGCTCGCGGGGGCGGACGACGCCACGATCACGGATTTCCTGTCGATCCGGCTGTTGTGGGAGGAAGCCCTGTTCGATCACTATGCGCCACGGATCGGTGCGCAATGGGACGCCGTCGTCGCAGCGCACGCGCAACCGGTCGCGCCCACGGCGGATGAGATCGTCGATGCTATCTTGCAGGAAGCGTGCGAGCGCGCGGCGCAGCGCGACCTCGGGCGGACCCTGGCCGCGGCGCATCCCGTCGCCGACCCGACGCCCGTCATCCTGCAGGCGGCGTTCTGCATCGACGTCCGATCCGAAGTGTATCGGCGGGCGCTCGAAACGGTGCATCCTGGCGTGCAAACTCTGGGGTTTGCGGGCTTCTTCGGGCTGACCGCGTCGCATCGTCGCTTTGCCTCCGACGTGGCCGAGCATCGCTTGCCGGTTTTGCTCAACCCCGGCCTTACCTCACGTTCGGGCGATGCGGCGGACGTCGGCGCGGACACGATCGCGCGGTACAAGGCGCGCGCGACGCGGGCGTGGGGCCGCTTCAAGCTGGCGGCGGTGTCCTCCTTCGCCTTTGTTGAGGCGGCCGGGCCGGTCTATATCGCCAAGCTGCTGCGCGATGCGTTCGCGCTGCATGCCAACGCCGTGCCCAACGACCCCGCGCCCCAGGCAGAACCGCCACTCGATCTGGAGACGCGCGTCGGCATGGCAGCGTCGATCCTGCGCGCCATGTCGCTCACCCGCGATTTCGCGCCACTGGTGCTGCTAGTCGGGCATGGCGCCAACGTGGTCAACAATCCGCATGCGAGTGGCCTGCACTGCGGCGCGTGTGGCGGCTATTCGGGCGAGGTCAATGCCCGGCTGCTCGCCGGGTTGCTCAACGATCCGGCAATCCGCGACGGGCTGCGCGCGCTGGACATCGTGATCCCGGCCGGCACGCTGTTCCTTGCCGCACTCCACGACACGACCACCGACACCGTGTTCATTTACGCCGGGGACCATCCCTCGCCCGAACACCGCGCTGCCGTGGTGCGCGCGCGCGGTTTCCTGGCGGATGCCGGCGCCTTGACGCGCGGCGAGCGGGCGCTGCGCTTGCCGCGGGCGCTGGCCGAAAGCAGCATCGCCAGACGCAGCCGCGATTGGGCCGAAACCCGCCCCGAATGGGCGCTCGCCGGGTGCAAGGCGTTCATCGCTGCGCCGCGCACGCGCACGGTCGGCAAATCGCTGCAAGGTCGGGCCTTCCTCCACGATTACAACTGGCGCGACGATGCGGGCTTTGGCGTGCTCGAACTGATCATGACCGCGCCGGTCGTCGTGGCGAGTTGGATCAGCTTGCAATATTACGGATCGAGCGTCGCGCCCGACCTGTTCGGCGGCGGCAACAAGCTGTTACACAATGTCGTCGGTGGAATCGGCGTGGTCGAGGGCAATGGCGGCACGCTGCGTGCGGGGCTACCGTGGCAATCGGTGCATGACGGCGTGGGTTTGGCGCACGAACCGCTGCGGCTGAGCGTGTGTATCGAGGCTCCGCGCGAGGCGATGTCCGTGATCCTCGAGCGGCATCCGGGCGTGCGCGCGCTGTTCGACAATCGCTGGCTCCATCTTTTTGCGCTCGACGCGGCTGGACAGATGGCGTGGCGATATTGCGGGGGTCTGGCGTGGGAACCGGTCGCCGCCGAGGAGCCGGTCGCCGCTCCGACGCGGCATCCGGCGGTCCAGGCATGA
- a CDS encoding LysR family transcriptional regulator, translating to MKTLNFNHLRYFWAVAHEASLTRAAERLNLSQSALSVQIQKLEHQIGHALFDRVGKRLVLTEAGQIALDYADTVFQAGDEMLSTLDGRPLANRQILRVGALTTLSRNFQLQFLRPLVGRADVELIVRSGTIRDLLAQLEAHSIDVVLSNSAAQRDARASFRNHLLDQQPVSLVGRPRAGQRPFRFPEDLRHEPILLPSLDSDIRVRFDHLLDVAGIRPIILAEVDDMAMLRLLAREREGVTLVPPIVVFDELEAGVLVEHCRIPHLTESFYAIIQKRRFPNRLLAELLERSAATESPLRNAGDPAPPAAELPIARY from the coding sequence ATGAAGACGCTGAATTTCAACCATCTGCGCTATTTCTGGGCGGTTGCGCATGAGGCGAGCCTGACGCGTGCGGCGGAACGGCTCAACCTGTCGCAATCGGCGCTGTCTGTGCAGATCCAGAAACTCGAACACCAGATCGGCCATGCGCTGTTCGACCGCGTCGGCAAGCGGCTGGTGCTGACCGAGGCTGGGCAGATTGCGCTCGATTATGCCGACACCGTGTTTCAGGCGGGCGATGAAATGCTGAGCACACTCGACGGCCGCCCGCTGGCGAATCGCCAGATCCTGCGCGTCGGCGCGCTCACCACGCTGTCGCGCAACTTCCAGCTCCAGTTTCTACGCCCACTGGTCGGGCGCGCCGATGTCGAGCTGATCGTGCGGTCGGGCACGATCCGCGATTTGCTGGCGCAACTCGAAGCGCACAGCATCGACGTCGTTTTGTCGAACAGCGCAGCGCAGCGCGATGCCCGTGCGTCATTCCGCAATCATCTGCTCGACCAGCAGCCGGTCAGTCTGGTTGGTCGCCCGCGCGCCGGTCAGCGCCCGTTTCGTTTCCCGGAAGATTTGCGGCACGAGCCGATCCTGCTGCCGAGCCTCGATAGTGATATCCGCGTCCGGTTCGATCATTTGCTCGATGTTGCCGGCATCAGGCCGATCATTCTGGCGGAGGTCGATGACATGGCAATGTTACGTCTGCTCGCGCGCGAACGGGAGGGCGTGACGCTGGTGCCGCCGATCGTCGTTTTCGACGAACTTGAAGCCGGGGTGCTGGTCGAGCATTGCCGCATTCCGCACCTGACCGAGAGCTTCTACGCGATCATCCAGAAGCGCCGTTTCCCGAACCGGCTCTTGGCCGAACTGCTCGAACGCTCGGCTGCAACCGAATCGCCGCTACGGAATGCTGGCGATCCCGCACCGCCTGCGGCGGAGTTGCCAATCGCCCGATATTGA